One window of Melospiza georgiana isolate bMelGeo1 chromosome 11, bMelGeo1.pri, whole genome shotgun sequence genomic DNA carries:
- the GPX1 gene encoding glutathione peroxidase 1 produces the protein MAAARAGGRVARLEELTAKPLGAAEPLSLGSLNGKVLLVVNVASLUGTTKRDYQQLNELQQRFGPRGLQVLGFPCNQFGHQENCTNEEILPMLEHVRPGNGFKPNFMMFEKCDVNGKDAHPLFTFLKEALPFPHDDPSSLMTNPQYIIWSPVCRNDIAWNFEKFLIRPDGMPFKRYSRHFETIKIQDDIEMLLQKVD, from the exons ATGGCGGCGGCGAGAGCGGGCGGGCGtgtggccaggctggaggagctgacGGCGAAGCCCCTGGGCGCGGCGGAGCCGCTGTCGCTGGGCTCGCTGAATGgcaaggtgctgctggtggtCAATGTGGCGTCGCTCTGAGGCACGACCAAGCGCGATTACCAGCAGCTCAACGAGCTGCAGCAGCGCTTCGGTCCCCGCGGGCTCCAGGTCCTCGGCTTCCCCTGCAACCAGTTCGGTCACCAG GAAAACTGCACCAACGAAGAGATCCTTCCCATGCTCGAGCACGTTCGTCCTGGCAACGGCTTCAAGCCCAATTTCATGATGTTCGAGAAGTGCGACGTGAACGGGAAGGACGCGCACCCTCTGTTCACCTTCCTGAAAGAGGCGCTGCCCTTCCCGCACGACGACCCCTCGTCGCTGATGACCAACCCGCAGTACATCATCTGGTCCCCGGTGTGCCGCAATGACATCGCCTGGAACTTCGAGAAGTTCCTCATTCGCCCCGACGGCATGCCCTTCAAACGCTACAGCCGGCATTTCGAAACCATCAAGATCCAGGACGACATTGAGATGCTTCTGCAGAAGGTTGACTAG
- the RHOA gene encoding transforming protein RhoA, translating into MAAIRKKLVIVGDGACGKTCLLIVFSKDQFPEVYVPTVFENYVADIEVDGKQVELALWDTAGQEDYDRLRPLSYPDTDVILMCFSIDSPDSLENIPEKWTPEVKHFCPNVPIILVGNKKDLRNDEHTRRELAKMKQEPVKPEEGRDMANRIGAFGYMECSAKTKDGVREVFEMATRAALQARRGKKKSGCLLL; encoded by the exons aTGGCAGCCATTCGAAAAAAGCTGGTTATAGTGGGAGATGGTGCCTGTGGAAAGACCTGTCTGCTGATTGTATTTAGCAAAGACCAGTTCCCTGAAGTGTATGTTCCCACTGTCTTTGAAAATTACGTAGCAGATATTGAAGTGGATGGAAAGCAG GTTGAGTTGGCTTTGTGGGATACAGCAGGACAGGAAGACTACGATCGACTTAGACCGCTTTCTTATCCAGATACTGATGTTATACTTATGTGTTTTTCAATTGATAGTCCTGATAGTTTAG aaaacatCCCAGAGAAGTGGACCCCGGAGGTGAAGCATTTCTGCCCCAACGTGCCTATCATCTTGGTAGGAAACAAGAAGGACCTGAGGAATGACGAGCACACAAGACGAGAGCTGGCCAAAATGAAGCAG GAGCCTGTGAAACCCGAGGAGGGCCGGGACATGGCAAACCGCATTGGTGCATTCGGGTACATGGAGTGTTCGGCAAAGACCAAAGACGGTGTCAGGGAGGTGTTTGAAATGGCCACTAGAGCTGCTTTGCAAGCCCGGCGTGGCAAGAAAAAGTCCGGGTGCCTTCTCTTATAA